Proteins encoded in a region of the Raphanus sativus cultivar WK10039 chromosome 8, ASM80110v3, whole genome shotgun sequence genome:
- the LOC108819591 gene encoding partner of Y14 and mago has product MGSSNRSGEQRKQMAELSKNLKEGERILEPTRRPDGTLRKPIRIRAGHVPEDEVVIYQSKGSLMKKEMASLGPPGYEPDPTPKPKTKAAKRNERKKEKRLQAAAEKGNISEDGSSNLDKEEAAPSNGTQSVNVLVSGLDALNLGEARNPGTAGEDTEKRIRALKKKIRLTEAQQQKTAPKDLKPEQLEKFSKLEEWRQELKALEDKEEA; this is encoded by the exons ATGGGAAGCAGCAACAGAAGTGGAGAACAAAGAAAGCAAATGGCAGAACTTAGCAAAAACCTTAAAGAAGGTGAGAGGATTCTGGAGCCTACACGTAGACCTGATGGTACACTCCGGAAACCCATCCGGATTCGAGCTGGACATGTTCCAGAAGATGAAGTTGTCATCTATCAGTCCAAAGGTTCTTTG atgaagaaggagatggCCTCGCTAGGACCTCCAGGTTATGAACCTGATCCAACTCCTAAACCAAAGACCAAAGCTGCTAAGAGAAACGAACgtaagaaagagaagagattaCAG GCTGCTGCAGAAAAAGGTAACATCTCTGAGGATGGATCAAGTAATCTTGACAAGGAAGAGGCTGCTCCAAGCAATGGAACTCAATCTGTGAATGTATTGGTTTCTGGTTTGGATGCTTTGAACCTTGGTGAAGCACGCAATCCAGGAACTGCAGGTGAAGACACTGAGAAGAGAATACGTGCACTTAAGAAGAAA ATACGACTCACAGAAGCTCAACAGCAGAAGACTGCTCCCAAAGACCTAAAGCCAGAGCAACTGGAGAAGTTCTCTAAGTTGGAGGAATGGAGGCAAGAACTCAAGGCTTTGGAGGATAAGGAGGAGGCGTAG
- the LOC108819667 gene encoding putative F-box protein At2g02030 — MEKVSWRRREDRGDNASLKKRIKRGGGEVIEIPNDDTLEEIMVRLPVKTLVRFQIVSKHWRGMITSSSFREKYLLHQKTQEPKFVCIYEDEDWNCHNLAAKTMSRMECSTCLAEEEECHITMDDKEEKLVVISDSLDGLVCLYGFTDLTRPIKVINPATRWSHTLPLAQIQRSHKKKKLFPSPGFGKDYVTGAYKLVWLHNINDDNTATCEVFDFGVKQWRQVSPPCPDHHRIDQYREPIFANGWLYWFCQDKTKLVAFDLHMDTFRVIPNPSPPSSSVVEMHMGSIDDDRRLMWISEINKDGMQHVWRLTNHNTGGALLKMGKMFSFELNKIFWIEPFPHPSSHLRLEALSKKGNKAMLSIPSSQFFYLFQHPTNLTSISYSPPRPTHSLIRSYFPSFASPL; from the coding sequence ATGGAAAAGGTATCTTGGAGAAGAAGGGAAGACAGAGGAGATAATGCATCATTGAAGAAGAGAATtaaaagaggaggaggagaggtgATTGAGATACCCAACGACGATACGTTAGAAGAAATAATGGTGAGGCTTCCCGTGAAAACCCTAGTTCGATTCCAAATCGTGTCTAAACACTGGAGAGGTATGATAACATCGAGCTCCTTCAGGGAGAAATACCTGCTGCATCAGAAAACGCAGGAACCCAAATTTGTCTGTATTTACGAAGATGAAGACTGGAACTGCCATAACCTTGCTGCAAAGACGATGAGTAGGATGGAGTGTAGTACTTGTCTagcggaagaagaagaatgtcaTATTACTATGGATGATAAGGAAGAGAAGTTGGTGGTAATTTCCGATAGTCTGGATGGTCTTGTGTGCCTCTATGGCTTTACGGACTTGACAAGACCAATTAAAGTGATAAACCCTGCCACCAGATGGTCCCACACGCTCCCTCTTGCTCAGATTCAGCGTTCCCACAAGAAGAAAAAGTTGTTCCCTTCTCCAGGGTTTGGAAAAGACTACGTCACAGGAGCTTACAAACTAGTCTGGTTACATAACATTAACGACGACAACACGGCCACCTGCGAGGTTTTTGATTTCGGTGTCAAGCAATGGAGGCAGGTAAGTCCACCTTGTCCTGATCATCATCGGATAGATCAGTACCGAGAACCAATTTTTGCAAACGGATGGCTTTATTGGTTTTGCCAAGACAAGACGAAATTGGTTGCTTTTGATCTTCACATGGACACGTTTCGAGTCATTCCAAATCcatcaccaccatcatcatcggTTGTTGAGATGCATATGGGCAGCATAGATGATGACCGTCGTCTTATGTGGATTTCAGAGATCAATAAAGATGGCATGCAACACGTTTGGAGGCTCACTAACCACAACACAGGAGGTGCATTATTGAAAATGGGCAAGATGTTCTCCTTTGAACTGAACAAGATATTTTGGATAGAACCTTTCCCTCATCCTTCTTCCCACCTCAGACTTGAGGCCCTTTCCAAGAAGGGTAACAAGGCCATGCTCTCAATTCCCTCTTCCCAATTTTTCTACCTATTTCAACACCCCACAAACCTTACTTCCATTTCTTATTCTCCTCCTCGTCCCACTCACAGTTTAATCCGTTCTTATTTCCCAAGTTTTGCCTCTCCCTTGTGA